From the genome of Prevotella herbatica, one region includes:
- a CDS encoding alpha/beta hydrolase family protein, with amino-acid sequence MQKIKSILALALLMFIHQSPIQAQTYSTKYEKPLSTVMNGLEKRFKVKFKYNVDTTGLKLTYADFRVRAYSLEESLRNILAQFDFNYWKQSNNIYKIKPYEYPRRHVQEGEQMLKYLSGLYSNKEQFEMRRDSVRREVRKLLEIDKYKDSLVHHKAILGKIIKNDGYTVQNICIETLPGEHLFGSIYSPATKGKHPLIICPDGHFNGGRYRKDEQQRLGTLARMGAICVDFDLYGWGESEMEYGKDSHQTDRAHVIQALNAEVLLDYMWNNRKDVDKKRIGVNGGSGGGTHTILLTVLDNRITAAAPTVNLASHFDGGCPCESGKPIQLAGGGTCNPELISFFAPRPLLIVSDGGDWTSSVPELEFPFLKRIYGFYGAEDKVTNVHLPNERHDFGINKRQANYDFFIKVFNLDKTKLDESKVKILEPSALQSHINGK; translated from the coding sequence ATGCAAAAGATTAAATCAATATTGGCATTGGCACTTTTGATGTTTATACATCAATCTCCAATTCAGGCACAGACATATTCTACAAAATATGAGAAACCATTAAGCACCGTAATGAATGGTTTGGAAAAACGCTTTAAGGTTAAGTTTAAGTACAATGTAGACACAACTGGTTTGAAATTGACTTATGCCGATTTCAGAGTGCGTGCTTATTCTTTGGAAGAGTCGTTGAGAAATATTCTCGCTCAGTTTGATTTTAATTATTGGAAGCAGTCGAATAATATATATAAGATAAAACCTTATGAGTATCCGCGTCGTCATGTGCAGGAGGGTGAACAGATGTTGAAGTATCTCAGTGGTCTGTACTCGAATAAAGAACAGTTTGAAATGCGCCGTGACAGCGTGAGACGAGAGGTAAGAAAACTACTAGAGATAGATAAATACAAAGACAGTCTTGTACATCATAAGGCAATACTTGGTAAGATCATAAAGAATGACGGATATACAGTACAGAACATCTGTATAGAGACTTTACCGGGCGAACATCTGTTTGGAAGTATATATAGTCCTGCTACAAAGGGAAAACACCCGCTTATCATCTGTCCAGACGGACATTTTAATGGTGGGCGTTATCGCAAAGACGAACAGCAACGTCTTGGCACTCTTGCAAGAATGGGTGCAATATGTGTGGACTTTGACCTATATGGATGGGGAGAAAGCGAAATGGAATATGGTAAAGATAGTCACCAGACAGATCGTGCCCATGTGATACAGGCTTTGAATGCGGAAGTATTGCTTGATTACATGTGGAATAACAGAAAAGATGTTGACAAAAAACGTATCGGCGTAAACGGCGGTAGCGGCGGCGGCACTCATACCATTCTGCTCACGGTTCTTGATAATCGCATTACGGCTGCTGCCCCTACTGTTAATCTAGCTAGTCATTTCGACGGAGGATGTCCTTGCGAAAGCGGCAAACCTATCCAATTGGCAGGCGGTGGTACATGCAATCCTGAACTAATATCATTCTTTGCGCCACGTCCTTTGCTTATTGTTAGTGATGGTGGCGACTGGACATCAAGCGTGCCAGAACTGGAATTCCCGTTCCTGAAACGTATTTATGGCTTTTATGGTGCAGAAGATAAAGTAACGAATGTGCATCTGCCGAATGAACGCCACGACTTTGGAATCAACAAGCGTCAAGCCAATTATGACTTCTTTATAAAAGTGTTTAACCTTGACAAGACAAAACTAGACGAAAGCAAGGTGAAGATATTGGAACCTTCAGCCCTGCAAAGTCATATCAACGGAAAGTAA